The proteins below come from a single Marinobacter sp. MDS2 genomic window:
- the rnr gene encoding ribonuclease R, whose amino-acid sequence MVSKKKNIRDPHADREAQKYDNPIQSREFILNHLKERGAPATHETLCQELGQVSEEGIEALRRRLIAMCRDGQLICNRRNAFLPIEEAALVTGKISGHRDGFGFLIPDDGSSDLFLIARQMRQVFHGDRVAARVDRVDDRGRREGVIVEVLEHRTEQTVGRFFKESGIAFVVPENARINHEILIPDENVGAAVHGQYVVVEILRQPTVRTQPTGRVMEVLGEHMAPGMEIDVAIRSYEIPHSWSDAVGEQAAAISSEVEEKDKVNRVDIRNMRLVTIDDESARDFDDAIYCEPRPRGGYRLVVAIADVSHYVRAGSPLDEEAFERGNSVYFPDHVVPMLPEKLSNGLCSLNPGVDRLCMVADMTISAAGNISGYTFYQAVMRSHARLTYNKVSTMLEHPDTEQGYQLSAHYADLLPHLHNLYELYKLLRKARTERGAIDFETTETKIVFDAQRKIEEIVPVHRNDAHKIVEECMLCANVATARFLKKHKMPALYRVHDGPSEERLAKLRLFLSELGLQLGGGDRPTSADYQQLLSEVSDRSDAHVIQTVMLRSLSQAVYSPEESGHFGLGFASYAHFTSPIRRYPDLVVHRAIKSCIHNPEVQKDVVSPKELDAGLAAYPYDYAKVEQLGQHCSMTERRADDATRDVMAWLKCEFLKDHVGEEYNGVIAAVVPFGFFVELADIYIEGLVHVSTLSGDYFHHDAAKHRLIGERTAVSFRLGDEVKVKVVRVGLEDRKIDLELTSKPQKRTADRDALDIAKREPRNKGDRAGKGGKRGKSGKPASAKERLASEAAREAAKKGATHKSAPAGKKRKSRK is encoded by the coding sequence ATGGTTTCCAAGAAAAAAAATATACGGGACCCTCACGCTGATCGTGAGGCCCAGAAATACGATAACCCCATCCAAAGCCGGGAGTTTATCCTCAATCACCTGAAAGAGCGCGGCGCTCCAGCCACTCATGAAACCTTGTGCCAAGAATTGGGGCAGGTCTCTGAGGAAGGTATAGAAGCATTGCGCCGGCGCCTGATCGCCATGTGCCGTGATGGACAGTTGATCTGTAACCGTCGAAATGCGTTTTTGCCGATTGAAGAGGCTGCATTGGTCACTGGCAAGATCTCCGGTCATCGCGATGGGTTTGGTTTTTTGATTCCCGATGACGGCAGTTCCGACCTGTTTTTGATCGCCCGCCAGATGCGGCAGGTTTTCCATGGTGATCGGGTAGCCGCGCGAGTGGATCGGGTTGATGACCGTGGTCGCCGTGAAGGTGTGATCGTTGAAGTGCTGGAGCATCGTACCGAACAGACCGTGGGGCGTTTCTTCAAAGAGAGCGGCATTGCCTTTGTCGTTCCTGAGAATGCTCGTATCAATCACGAGATTCTGATTCCGGACGAGAATGTTGGTGCCGCGGTGCACGGGCAGTATGTGGTTGTTGAAATCTTGCGCCAGCCGACCGTTCGCACCCAGCCTACTGGGCGGGTGATGGAGGTGCTGGGTGAGCACATGGCTCCGGGCATGGAAATAGATGTAGCCATCCGCTCCTATGAAATTCCACACAGTTGGTCGGATGCTGTTGGCGAACAAGCGGCGGCGATATCTTCAGAAGTTGAAGAAAAAGACAAAGTAAATCGCGTTGATATTCGAAACATGCGGCTGGTAACCATCGATGATGAATCGGCTCGTGATTTCGATGACGCGATCTACTGTGAGCCGCGCCCGCGGGGGGGGTACCGTTTGGTCGTAGCGATTGCGGACGTGTCGCACTACGTGCGTGCCGGGTCTCCGCTAGATGAAGAAGCGTTTGAGCGCGGTAACTCTGTGTACTTCCCGGATCACGTTGTACCGATGCTGCCAGAGAAGCTGTCTAACGGCTTGTGTTCATTGAACCCCGGTGTCGACCGTTTGTGCATGGTGGCTGACATGACCATCAGTGCCGCGGGCAACATCAGCGGCTACACCTTCTACCAGGCGGTCATGCGCAGCCATGCTCGGCTGACCTACAACAAAGTCAGCACCATGCTTGAGCACCCGGACACCGAGCAGGGTTATCAGCTAAGTGCTCACTACGCCGACTTGCTGCCGCATCTGCATAATTTGTACGAGCTCTATAAGCTTCTGCGAAAAGCGCGTACCGAACGCGGCGCAATTGATTTCGAAACCACCGAAACCAAGATTGTTTTTGATGCACAGCGCAAAATTGAAGAGATTGTTCCGGTGCACCGGAACGATGCCCACAAGATTGTGGAAGAGTGCATGCTGTGTGCGAACGTAGCCACGGCGCGGTTCCTGAAAAAGCATAAAATGCCAGCGCTGTATCGGGTGCACGATGGCCCGTCCGAGGAGCGTCTGGCCAAGTTGCGTCTGTTCCTGAGCGAATTGGGGCTGCAGTTGGGTGGTGGTGATCGGCCAACATCCGCGGATTATCAACAGCTGTTGTCCGAGGTGTCGGATCGCTCAGATGCCCATGTTATCCAAACGGTGATGCTGCGCTCATTGAGTCAGGCTGTGTATAGCCCTGAAGAGAGCGGCCACTTCGGTCTGGGCTTTGCGAGCTATGCGCACTTTACGTCGCCCATCCGTCGTTACCCGGATTTAGTGGTGCATCGGGCTATCAAGTCCTGCATTCACAACCCGGAAGTGCAGAAAGATGTGGTGTCGCCTAAAGAGCTGGATGCAGGGTTAGCCGCCTATCCCTACGATTACGCGAAAGTTGAGCAGCTCGGTCAGCATTGTTCGATGACTGAGCGCCGCGCGGATGATGCCACTCGCGATGTAATGGCCTGGCTCAAATGTGAATTCCTTAAGGATCACGTGGGCGAGGAATACAACGGTGTGATTGCGGCGGTTGTACCGTTCGGTTTCTTTGTTGAGCTGGCGGATATCTACATTGAAGGGCTCGTGCATGTCTCGACGCTCAGTGGCGATTACTTTCACCATGATGCGGCCAAGCACCGGCTGATCGGGGAGCGCACTGCGGTAAGCTTCCGGTTGGGCGATGAGGTTAAAGTGAAGGTGGTGCGGGTTGGTCTGGAAGATCGCAAGATCGACCTAGAACTGACTAGCAAGCCTCAAAAACGCACCGCCGACCGGGATGCGCTTGATATTGCCAAACGAGAGCCTCGTAACAAAGGCGACCGGGCCGGTAAGGGTGGTAAGCGTGGCAAGTCTGGAAAACCTGCCAGCGCAAAAGAGCGCTTGGCCAGTGAGGCTGCGCGCGAAGCTGCGAAGAAGGGCGCGACTCATAAATCGGCCCCGGCCGGTAAAAAACGTAAAAGCCGCAAGTAA
- the rlmB gene encoding 23S rRNA (guanosine(2251)-2'-O)-methyltransferase RlmB, which yields MSQEYVFGWHAVDAVLKREPERLLRVWIQTGRQDKRVKSVTEALDGLGVRWSVVHRRELDERVSGVHQGVVAEVAESREWTEADLLAQLASSNKPPFLLVLDGVTDPHNLGACMRTADAVGVQAVIVPKDKSASLTPVARKVACGAAETVPFVRVTNLARFLRELKDQGVWLIGTAGESDANLFQADFKGPVALVMGAEGKGMRRLTREHCDQLVNIPMHGHVDSLNVSVATGVCLYEALRQRTG from the coding sequence GTGTCTCAGGAATATGTATTTGGCTGGCATGCCGTGGATGCAGTGCTGAAACGGGAGCCGGAGCGTTTGTTGCGTGTGTGGATCCAAACCGGGCGCCAGGACAAGCGCGTGAAATCGGTGACCGAGGCGCTGGATGGTTTGGGCGTGCGCTGGAGTGTTGTGCATCGCCGCGAGCTGGATGAGCGTGTGTCTGGCGTGCATCAAGGTGTTGTGGCCGAAGTCGCCGAGAGTCGCGAATGGACCGAAGCGGATTTGCTGGCGCAGTTGGCGTCGAGCAATAAGCCGCCGTTCCTGTTGGTGCTGGATGGCGTGACCGATCCTCACAACCTGGGCGCGTGCATGCGTACTGCTGATGCCGTGGGTGTTCAGGCCGTTATCGTACCGAAAGATAAATCGGCAAGCTTGACGCCTGTCGCCCGAAAGGTTGCCTGTGGCGCCGCTGAAACCGTACCGTTTGTTCGAGTCACCAATCTGGCGCGCTTTCTGCGCGAATTGAAAGATCAGGGTGTTTGGCTCATCGGAACGGCGGGCGAGTCGGATGCCAATTTGTTCCAGGCTGACTTTAAGGGGCCGGTGGCGTTGGTGATGGGAGCGGAAGGTAAGGGGATGCGTCGTCTTACCCGTGAGCACTGTGATCAGTTGGTGAACATCCCAATGCACGGCCACGTCGATAGTCTGAACGTCTCGGTGGCGACGGGCGTTTGTCTGTACGAAGCGTTGCGCCAACGAACCGGTTAA
- the rpsR gene encoding 30S ribosomal protein S18 gives MARFFRRRKFCRFTAEGVKEIDYKDLDTLKGYITETGKIVPSRITGTKARYQRQLATAIKRARYLALLPYTDSHDH, from the coding sequence ATGGCTCGTTTTTTCAGACGTCGTAAGTTCTGCCGCTTCACGGCAGAAGGTGTTAAAGAGATCGATTACAAGGATCTGGACACCCTGAAAGGCTACATCACTGAAACCGGCAAAATCGTGCCCAGCCGTATCACCGGCACCAAAGCACGTTATCAGCGTCAGCTGGCTACCGCTATCAAGCGTGCCCGCTACCTGGCACTGCTGCCGTATACGGATAGTCACGACCACTAA
- the rpsF gene encoding 30S ribosomal protein S6 — translation MRHYEIVFMVHPDQSEQVPAMIERYTGVITEDGGQVHRLEDWGRRHLAYPINKIHKAHYVLMNVECSQAAMDELTHNFRFNDAIIRELILRRDEAVTDLSPMKAAESREDRRSGGDDRPRRSAESGESQSTESKGEEE, via the coding sequence ATGCGTCACTACGAAATCGTATTTATGGTACATCCGGATCAGAGCGAGCAGGTGCCCGCGATGATCGAGCGTTATACCGGCGTCATCACTGAAGATGGCGGTCAGGTACATCGCCTGGAAGATTGGGGCCGTCGTCACCTGGCATACCCGATCAACAAGATTCACAAAGCTCACTACGTGCTGATGAACGTTGAATGTTCACAGGCTGCGATGGACGAGCTGACTCATAACTTCCGCTTCAACGATGCGATCATCCGTGAGCTGATCCTGCGTCGCGACGAGGCTGTTACTGACCTGTCTCCGATGAAAGCCGCTGAGTCCCGTGAGGACCGTCGTTCCGGCGGAGATGATCGTCCACGCCGTTCGGCTGAGTCTGGCGAAAGCCAGAGCACTGAGTCCAAAGGCGAAGAAGAGTAA
- the dnaB gene encoding replicative DNA helicase produces MATPSPKPASIDSETSRIKVPPHSVEAEQAVLGGLMLDNRRFDEISEMISAADFYRQDHRLIFGAVERLASESEPLDVVTLAEFLERAGDIEDAGGLSYLAELAEKTPGAANIAAYADIVRERSVLRQLVEVSGKISDSAFNPLGRKSSEILDEAERSVFQIAEARTKEGSGPKAINPILATTLSRIEELFESGEQTTGLTTGFRDLDDQTSGMQPADLIIVAGRPSMGKTTFAMNIVENALISTGTPILVFSMEMPADALAMRMLSSLGRIDQTKVRGGKLEEDDWPRLTSAVSLLKDKPLYIDDTPGLSPTEMRSRARRIARENGGKIGLIMVDYLQLMRVPGNTEGRTAEISEISRSLKGIAKELSCPVVALSQLNRSLEQRPNKRPVNSDLRESGAIEQDADVIMFVYRDEVYNEDTQDKGIAEIIIGKQRNGPIGTIRLAFIGKYTKFEDLAHGDYGDYGGDY; encoded by the coding sequence ATGGCAACTCCTTCTCCCAAACCTGCATCTATTGATTCAGAAACCAGTCGTATCAAAGTTCCACCCCATTCGGTGGAAGCTGAACAGGCCGTATTGGGTGGCCTGATGCTGGATAATCGACGGTTCGACGAGATTTCAGAAATGATCTCTGCGGCTGATTTCTATCGCCAGGATCACCGCCTGATATTTGGTGCTGTCGAGCGGCTAGCCAGTGAAAGTGAGCCCCTGGATGTCGTCACCTTAGCCGAGTTTCTCGAGCGGGCCGGGGATATTGAAGACGCGGGCGGCCTGTCTTATCTGGCTGAGTTGGCAGAGAAAACCCCGGGTGCAGCGAACATTGCCGCCTATGCGGACATCGTGCGCGAGCGCTCGGTGTTGCGCCAGCTGGTTGAAGTGTCCGGGAAAATTTCCGATTCGGCGTTTAATCCGCTGGGTCGAAAAAGCAGTGAAATACTCGATGAGGCAGAGCGCAGCGTGTTTCAGATTGCTGAGGCGCGAACCAAGGAAGGGTCGGGGCCTAAAGCCATCAACCCGATTCTGGCCACAACGCTCAGCCGCATCGAAGAATTGTTCGAGTCGGGTGAGCAAACCACCGGTTTGACCACTGGCTTCCGTGATCTGGATGACCAGACCTCCGGTATGCAGCCGGCAGACTTGATTATCGTGGCCGGACGTCCGTCGATGGGTAAAACCACCTTTGCCATGAACATCGTGGAAAATGCCTTGATCAGTACGGGCACCCCCATTCTAGTGTTCAGTATGGAGATGCCAGCGGATGCTCTGGCTATGCGTATGCTCTCTTCTTTGGGTCGGATTGATCAGACCAAGGTTCGTGGCGGCAAGCTTGAGGAAGATGACTGGCCACGCCTGACATCGGCGGTTAGCTTGCTGAAAGACAAACCGCTGTACATCGATGACACGCCGGGCCTGAGTCCTACGGAAATGCGATCACGCGCGCGCCGGATCGCCCGGGAAAATGGCGGAAAAATCGGTCTGATCATGGTGGATTACCTTCAGTTGATGCGGGTGCCGGGGAACACCGAAGGGCGAACGGCAGAGATTTCCGAGATTTCTCGATCGTTGAAAGGTATTGCCAAGGAATTGAGTTGCCCGGTGGTGGCACTGTCCCAGCTGAACCGTAGTCTCGAGCAACGTCCCAACAAGCGCCCCGTGAACTCCGATCTCCGGGAATCCGGTGCGATCGAGCAGGACGCCGACGTGATCATGTTCGTGTATCGGGATGAGGTCTATAACGAAGATACGCAGGACAAAGGCATCGCGGAAATTATCATTGGTAAGCAGCGGAACGGCCCGATCGGCACCATCCGGCTGGCCTTTATCGGGAAGTACACCAAGTTTGAGGACTTGGCGCACGGGGATTACGGTGATTACGGTGGTGACTATTAA
- the rplI gene encoding 50S ribosomal protein L9: MEVILLEKVANLGTLGDKVNVKAGYGRNFLLPYGKAVPATEANVKAFEERRAELEKAAAEKLSAAQSRAEALEGASFTITSKAGDEGKLFGSIGVRDIADVVSAGGTEVEKSEVRLPEGPLRTTGEYDIELQLHSDVEVTIKLAVVAE; this comes from the coding sequence ATGGAAGTTATTCTGCTCGAGAAAGTTGCAAACCTTGGCACTTTGGGCGACAAGGTAAATGTTAAGGCCGGTTACGGTCGTAATTTCCTGCTGCCGTACGGCAAGGCTGTGCCTGCCACGGAAGCAAACGTAAAGGCGTTTGAAGAGCGTCGCGCTGAGCTGGAAAAAGCCGCTGCTGAAAAGCTGTCTGCTGCCCAGTCCCGTGCAGAAGCTCTGGAAGGCGCATCCTTCACCATCACCTCCAAGGCTGGTGATGAAGGTAAGCTGTTCGGTTCTATCGGTGTTCGCGATATTGCAGACGTTGTTTCTGCTGGCGGCACTGAAGTCGAGAAGAGTGAAGTTCGTCTGCCGGAAGGTCCTCTGCGGACTACTGGCGAGTACGACATCGAGCTGCAGCTGCACTCAGACGTTGAAGTTACCATCAAGTTGGCGGTTGTTGCCGAGTAA
- a CDS encoding sugar nucleotide-binding protein, whose translation MHVLVVHDYGPLGRVLLDRLRNSHLRVSPLLISDPARVDLHALASWIPNDTDLIVNALWLGDPEQAEADREATHEAAFSLPLALAGHALERGMAMLQLSSCYVFDGRKQDAYIASNPGQPINELGRWQWECEQALRSQLPRHIILRTGWSLARIAKKVHENSANTEALPLPGRCYGQPVAVKDLARVMAAIIMQLDCGAEAWGTYQYAGAEEISLYELGLSIADMPGIPEGIRVVDENPDWGHLEPVNTTMVCTKIRNTFGIKQLPWRRWLEEEFLMATAAEKSENEPAQ comes from the coding sequence GTGCATGTCTTAGTTGTTCACGATTACGGCCCATTAGGCCGGGTACTTCTTGATCGCTTGAGAAACTCGCACCTGCGGGTCAGTCCTCTGCTGATAAGCGATCCTGCCCGGGTTGATCTGCATGCGTTGGCAAGCTGGATTCCGAACGACACCGATTTGATCGTTAACGCGCTCTGGTTAGGCGATCCCGAGCAGGCTGAAGCCGATCGTGAAGCAACTCATGAAGCCGCGTTCTCCTTGCCGCTGGCTCTCGCAGGGCATGCTCTGGAGCGCGGCATGGCCATGCTTCAGTTGTCGTCATGCTATGTGTTCGATGGCCGCAAACAAGATGCCTATATCGCCTCCAATCCCGGCCAGCCCATTAACGAACTGGGGCGTTGGCAGTGGGAGTGCGAACAGGCGTTACGCAGTCAGTTGCCCAGGCATATTATTTTACGCACCGGTTGGAGCCTGGCCCGGATTGCAAAAAAGGTGCATGAAAACAGCGCCAACACCGAGGCGCTGCCATTGCCGGGCCGTTGCTACGGCCAACCGGTGGCGGTGAAGGATCTGGCGCGGGTAATGGCTGCGATCATTATGCAGCTGGATTGCGGCGCTGAAGCCTGGGGCACATACCAATATGCCGGTGCAGAGGAAATATCCTTGTACGAACTCGGATTATCGATTGCAGATATGCCGGGAATTCCTGAAGGCATTCGGGTGGTGGATGAAAACCCGGACTGGGGCCACCTTGAACCGGTGAACACCACCATGGTATGCACGAAAATCCGCAACACCTTTGGCATAAAACAACTGCCGTGGCGGCGTTGGCTGGAAGAAGAATTTTTGATGGCGACCGCTGCTGAAAAATCTGAAAACGAGCCGGCGCAATAA
- the alr gene encoding alanine racemase has protein sequence MPRATVARIDLDALKFNYQLAQAKAGTAQAMAVVKADGYGHGIQAVAKVLANDARKFAVACLEEALEIRSAGLSQSVVMLQGVHSREDVAVCSHQGFEPVLHNNQQLEWLAAGRAPAYWLKVNTGMNRLGFRPSELPAVMAKLEQAGQRAGLQGFVTHFACADDTSSPMTHEQTRSFEQATEAWPSLMRSVGNSAAHFLPDQPLYDWSRPGIMLYGASPMIGKTGPDLGLKPVMTLEAPLITTRVVQPGESIGYGSTWVAESETRMGMVAIGYGDGYPRHAGTGTPAAVRGQRVGLLGRVSMDMLAVDLTGVPEAQEGDMVELWGKTVSVDEVAACANTIGYELLTGVTARVPRVCR, from the coding sequence ATGCCTCGCGCAACCGTTGCCAGAATTGATCTGGATGCTCTGAAGTTCAACTACCAGCTGGCGCAAGCCAAAGCGGGCACTGCCCAGGCGATGGCTGTGGTCAAAGCCGATGGCTATGGCCATGGCATTCAAGCGGTTGCAAAGGTGCTGGCGAACGACGCCCGAAAATTTGCAGTGGCTTGTCTGGAAGAAGCGCTTGAAATACGTTCCGCTGGCCTGAGCCAGTCGGTCGTGATGCTGCAAGGCGTGCACAGTCGCGAAGATGTGGCGGTGTGCTCGCATCAAGGCTTCGAACCAGTGCTGCACAATAACCAGCAGCTGGAATGGTTGGCCGCTGGCCGCGCTCCGGCGTATTGGCTGAAAGTGAATACGGGTATGAACCGGTTAGGCTTCAGGCCGTCCGAACTGCCTGCGGTTATGGCGAAGCTTGAGCAGGCCGGGCAACGAGCCGGGCTACAAGGCTTCGTGACTCATTTTGCATGCGCCGACGACACCTCGAGCCCCATGACCCACGAGCAGACCCGAAGTTTCGAGCAAGCCACAGAGGCCTGGCCTTCGTTGATGCGAAGCGTGGGCAACTCCGCCGCACATTTCCTGCCTGATCAGCCGCTTTATGACTGGAGCCGGCCCGGCATCATGCTCTACGGTGCATCCCCGATGATCGGTAAAACCGGGCCAGACCTGGGGCTCAAGCCGGTTATGACGCTCGAGGCTCCTTTAATCACTACACGCGTCGTCCAGCCCGGAGAATCTATTGGTTACGGTTCAACCTGGGTGGCCGAATCCGAAACTCGCATGGGTATGGTCGCAATCGGGTATGGCGACGGTTATCCACGCCATGCCGGCACCGGTACGCCTGCAGCCGTTCGAGGGCAGCGTGTAGGGCTTCTTGGTCGGGTTTCGATGGATATGTTGGCCGTTGATCTGACCGGCGTTCCTGAGGCTCAAGAAGGCGACATGGTGGAGTTGTGGGGCAAGACCGTCAGCGTAGATGAGGTGGCAGCCTGTGCCAATACCATCGGTTATGAATTGCTGACCGGGGTGACGGCCAGGGTGCCCCGGGTCTGCCGGTAA
- the ylqF gene encoding ribosome biogenesis GTPase YlqF: MAINWFPGHMHKARKEIKKVMPQMDLIIEVVDARLPFSSENPLVPSLRGDTPLIKVLNKRDLADPEITDQWLEWLEQERGVRAITLTHNQRQEALNILKLAEEMTPGHDRQKSALRVMILGIPNVGKSTLINTLAGRPAAKTGNEPAVTRAQQAIKLPDNVLLYDTPGFLWPKLSPEQCGYRLAVSGAIRSAVLDFEDVAMFEADYLVDSYPELAMSRYGLDERPQDGLALMDAIAAKRRFLGRGGVPDLHKVSEVLINEFRAGTIGRISLETPAMVEKELEEARALAEAEAAAKEAQETERKQKGRKH, from the coding sequence ATGGCCATTAACTGGTTTCCCGGGCATATGCACAAGGCCCGCAAGGAGATCAAAAAAGTCATGCCCCAGATGGATCTCATCATCGAGGTGGTTGACGCCCGACTCCCCTTCAGCAGCGAAAATCCGCTGGTGCCGTCGCTGCGTGGCGATACGCCTTTGATCAAAGTCCTGAACAAGCGGGATCTGGCAGACCCGGAAATCACCGACCAATGGTTGGAGTGGCTGGAGCAGGAACGCGGGGTGCGCGCCATCACCCTAACCCACAACCAACGACAGGAAGCCTTGAACATCCTCAAGCTGGCTGAAGAAATGACACCGGGCCACGACCGGCAAAAAAGCGCTTTACGGGTGATGATCCTGGGCATACCCAACGTTGGAAAGTCCACGCTGATCAATACCCTTGCAGGCCGACCAGCGGCGAAGACCGGCAACGAGCCCGCCGTCACCCGGGCACAACAAGCCATCAAGCTGCCGGATAATGTTCTGCTGTACGACACCCCGGGGTTTCTGTGGCCTAAGCTGTCACCCGAACAGTGCGGCTATCGCCTGGCGGTGAGCGGAGCAATTCGCAGTGCCGTATTGGATTTTGAAGACGTTGCCATGTTTGAGGCGGACTATCTGGTAGACAGCTACCCGGAACTGGCCATGTCCCGGTATGGCCTTGATGAACGCCCACAAGACGGCTTGGCGTTAATGGATGCCATTGCAGCCAAACGGCGCTTCCTGGGCCGCGGCGGTGTTCCTGATTTGCACAAGGTCTCGGAAGTACTCATCAACGAGTTCCGGGCTGGCACTATTGGCCGAATCTCTCTGGAAACCCCCGCAATGGTCGAGAAAGAATTGGAGGAAGCCCGAGCTTTAGCCGAGGCCGAAGCAGCGGCAAAAGAAGCGCAAGAGACGGAACGCAAGCAGAAAGGGCGCAAACACTAA
- the fnr gene encoding fumarate/nitrate reduction transcriptional regulator Fnr, with protein sequence MAKAIPLRSVSPLRASCNQCSLSNLCLPLAVEENDLDSLEDIVQQGKIYNRGEHVFDQSTPVKSCFAVKSGSIKTSIVTESGEEQVTGFFMPGELVGLDSLGSDQYACTAKALERTSLCEFPMDKLEELTLKLPELQHHMYQLMSKEIQSSHQLAMLLSKNTAEERIAALLLSLSSRFRRRRMSGTTFSLPMPRNDIANFLGLAVETVSRVFTRFQNQGILRAKGREVELLDIEALQTVTHEVSKQACRSS encoded by the coding sequence ATGGCTAAGGCAATTCCTCTTCGTTCCGTTTCACCGCTCAGGGCCTCGTGCAACCAATGCAGCCTGAGCAATCTTTGTCTGCCGCTGGCCGTCGAGGAAAACGATCTGGATAGTCTTGAGGACATTGTACAGCAGGGTAAAATCTACAATCGCGGCGAGCACGTTTTTGACCAGAGCACACCGGTCAAATCCTGCTTTGCGGTAAAAAGCGGCTCAATCAAAACGTCCATCGTTACGGAAAGTGGCGAAGAGCAGGTCACGGGCTTTTTTATGCCGGGCGAGCTCGTCGGCCTGGATAGCTTGGGCAGCGATCAATACGCCTGCACAGCCAAAGCTCTGGAGCGTACCAGCCTGTGTGAGTTCCCTATGGATAAGCTGGAAGAGCTGACTCTCAAACTGCCAGAACTACAGCACCATATGTACCAGCTGATGAGCAAGGAAATCCAAAGCAGCCACCAATTGGCCATGCTGCTCAGCAAAAACACCGCCGAAGAGCGGATCGCCGCCCTGCTGCTTTCACTGTCCAGTCGTTTCCGACGTCGCCGGATGTCCGGCACGACCTTTAGCTTGCCCATGCCCCGAAACGACATTGCCAATTTTCTGGGACTAGCAGTTGAAACCGTCAGTCGCGTATTCACGCGTTTCCAGAACCAGGGCATCTTACGGGCGAAAGGCCGAGAGGTTGAACTGCTTGATATCGAAGCCTTGCAGACCGTGACTCACGAGGTGAGCAAGCAAGCCTGCCGGTCATCGTAA
- a CDS encoding Spy/CpxP family protein refolding chaperone yields MKLKKIIGSALVAISLSMPAFAQQGQTDQVAQLAQMVGLSDDQQAEIRGIISEMEGELGELRQDAQGLQRELQGEIKADYDEDNIRSHAEKLGDVTGKIAALSALMQAKVDAVFTKEQRDELDRKMQQMQQQMQQQMQQRQMQ; encoded by the coding sequence ATGAAACTGAAAAAGATTATTGGTTCGGCATTGGTAGCAATCAGTCTGTCGATGCCGGCATTTGCCCAGCAGGGCCAGACAGATCAGGTTGCCCAGTTGGCGCAGATGGTGGGCTTGTCTGATGACCAGCAAGCAGAGATTCGCGGCATCATCAGCGAGATGGAAGGCGAGCTGGGTGAGCTGCGTCAGGATGCCCAAGGTCTGCAGCGTGAGCTGCAAGGTGAAATTAAGGCCGATTACGACGAGGACAACATTCGTTCCCACGCTGAAAAGCTGGGTGACGTGACCGGCAAAATTGCCGCGCTTTCTGCGTTGATGCAGGCCAAAGTGGATGCGGTGTTTACCAAAGAACAGCGTGATGAGCTCGACCGCAAAATGCAGCAGATGCAACAACAGATGCAGCAGCAAATGCAGCAGCGCCAGATGCAGTAA